GCATCCAGCTCCCGGCCGCGCACTTCGCGCTCACCGTCGCCCTCCTGCTCGCAGCGTCGTGGATATGGAACATCTTCGCAGTGGCTATGCCGGCGCGCCGCAGCGGCGAGAGATTCGCAACGAGGATTTCGCGGAAGTCGCTGACCGCCGCGACCGCCGCAGGGGGCGCCTTCGACCCGGAGGGCAGGCCATGCGAGATCGCCGCGTACGCGCTGGACGTGCGCGGATTCGGCTCCATCGCCTCATCGCTCGAGCCGCGCACTCTCTGCTCGTTCATGCGCTCATATCGGGCCTTGATATCGAGCCCGCTACTCGAGGGCGGCGCGTTAATCGAATCGTGGTCGCACGACGAGTGCCTCGCCGCATTCGGCGCTCTCGCGCCGGACGAGGCCAAGGCGATCGCCGCCTGCAGGGCGGCAATCTCGACTCTGCACGCCATCTCCGCCGCGCGGGAGGACACCTCGAAGCGCTTCGGGGTGGAGCGACTCTCTATCGGGGTGGGCATCTGGCTCGGCCCCGCCGCTGCCGGCGACCTCGGCCCCTCAGGGGGGGAAGGCTTCGGCGTGGCGGGCACAGCGGTCGAGTGCGCATCCCTCCTCCGCGCGCTCAACCGCACCTACAGGACCTCCATTCTGGTCAACGACGAGGTGTGCAAGGCCGCGGAGCGCTCGTTCAGGTTCAGGCCGCTGGACCCGATCGCCCCCGCCGGGAGCCCAAGGCCGGTGCTTATTCACGAGCTGGTCGGGGAGGTGGGCGTCATCATGCAGCAGCTGCCGCGCTACCTAGCTGCCCGCTCCGCTTATCTCCAGGGCGATTTCGAGCGCGCGGCCCAGCTCTTCGGCGAAGTGCTTACGTCCCACCCCCACGACGGCCCGTCGCAGCTCTTCCTCAACAGGTCGAAAACACTCATGAAATCGCCGCCCAGGGCGGAGTGGCTCGGAGTCTGGCATCCCCAATAAACCGGGCAACTATTCCTTCAATCCCGCGATAACTGTGCTATAGAGCGAGGCATGCCCATGAAAAAGACCATAGCCGCGTCAGCCATCTTCGTCCTCGCCGCCCTCGCGGCGTGCGACGGCACAATGCAGGGCGTGCCCGATCCCGTCGACGCGCCGCAGTCGAGCAAGAACAATCCGGTGCCGCTCTCGGGCGACACGATAGCGTGCGCGGGCGGCGACGACTGCGAGATAGTCGAGCTCGGATGCTGCGACCACTGCAACGGCGGGTTTGCGGTCGCGGTTAACAAGGAGTTCGCGAGCGAAGTCGCGGAGAGAAACAGCCAGAGCTGCGGCGACGATGAGCTCTGCACCGAGATGGCATGCGCGCCGATCTTCCCCCGCTGCCGGGACGGCGAATGCGTGTACGTGGACGAGGTCTCGTTCGGATGGCAGTCATGCGAAAATGACCGCGACTGCGCGGTCGTCGAGCTCGGCTGCTGCGACCACTGCAACGGCGGCCGCGTGGTCGCCGCGAACGTCGCCCATGTCGACGACGTGAAGGAGAGCATGTCGGACCAGTGCGACGAAGGATACGCCTGCACCCTGATGGCCTGCGCCCCGCAGCTCGCAAAGTGCGAACAGGGCCTCTGCGCCGCCCACCCAGACCCCGACTGGGGAATTCATTGATATAATAAACTAATGCCTCCGGGACACATCGCCTCGTCGAGGTTGTCCGTTTCGGAGCGGGGCCTCCAGCGGCTCCCCTTTCGCTGTCTCGCGGGCCGCGAACCCTCCTCATTCAAACTGCGAGTCAAAACTGCAACTTTGATCGAGGTGGTAAGTTCTGCAGGAAGTCGCGTTTTGACACCGCAGTTTGCTGAGGCTTCCACGGACCCGCTTGCAGCGATGGGGACCCCGCCGCTTCCCGGCCAGCTCCTCAACAGACAACCTCGACACGGCGACACCTGGAGGCGAAAAGGTGCCGATTTGACGGAGCGGGTCGGGGCATTCTTCGCAGCGTGGCTCGAGGAGGCCGGATTCAGCAGCCTATAAGTACCGGCCGACGAAAGCCCCCGACGAGCCGGCGTCTGAGGCGAGGAGGGATAGCGAGAAGAGTGCACCGTCCCGCTCCGATAAGATGAGCTGCTGACCGATGCGACACGGCGCCACCCGGAGGCGAAATTATTCAGAGAATCTCGAGCTGCTTCGGGAACCTGCCGATGACCTCGCAGCCGCGGCCGGTGACGTGCACCAGGTCCTCGATGCGCACGCCCCCGATTCCCGGATAGTATAGCCCCGGCTCCACGCTCATCACGTTGCCGCTCCTCAGCCTGCAGTCGCGCCCTGTGATGCGCGCAGGCTCCTCGTGCACCTCGAGGCCGATGGAGTGGCCGGTGCCGTGGAAGAACCCCTCGTTGCGGCCGCCCCTCACGCGCGTGGGATATCCGCGCTCGTCGAAGAAGCGGTGGACCGCCTCGTGTATTTTCCTGCCGTTGACGCCGGGCCGCACCATCCCGACCGCCATGGCCTGCGCGGCCTTGACCGCCTCGTACATCCTGCGGAGCGCGTCCGGCGCCCGGCCGCGGCAGAAGGTGCGCGTGGCGTCGCCGAAATAGCGCGTCTTCTTCGAGCGTGGGAAGATGTCCACGATGATAGATGAATGCGGCATCAGGGCCCCGCTGCCCACGTCGTGCGGGTCGATCGCGTGGCGGCCGCAGGAAACGATGGTGCCCGTAACTTCGAAGCCGCGCTCGCACAGGAACACATCGATCATCTTACGCAGCATCTCGGATGTCAGCGTCTGGCCCCTGTATGCAAGTCTTTGCCCCCTGATCTTGCTGGCAGCAAGCACATCGCGCACGAGGGCAAGCGCTGCAAAGACCGCGCGCTGGGACGCGGCTATACATTTAAGCTCCCCCCTGCTCTTGGCGAGCCTCTCCTCGAAGAACGGCGCAGGGCCGGTCTCCACGCGATACCCGCGCCTGCGCAGCGCATCCATGAGGGCGAACGGCGCGTCGGCCGGCACCCTGATCCTCTTTATGTCATGACAGCGGAGTATCTCGTGCACCACGTCCGCCTGCGTGGGATTCTTTTTCTTTTTTCCGGCGAGCGCGATGAAGGGGTTGATCGAGAGCACCTTGTGAACCCGGGCCTCTCGCCTCGCGCGGTCTATCTCCAGATCGGACAGGACCGCGTATTTCTTCCCGCGCACGCTGAAGAAAACAAAAGGGTCGGGCGCGAGAAAACCTGTGGCGTAGTACAGATCGGCGTTGCGCTCGGACGCATCGTATATGAAGAGGGCCTCGCTCATTTCGAAATTCCTCCTTTACAGTGCCGCGGATATGCGTTAGGCTTTTTTCACTCACAGTCAGTTCTTTAAATCCAGGGTCGTCTCGTTCATCTCAATCGTTTTTCTTTATCTTGGTTTAAGTTCTTATCCTGAGCAGTCGAATAAGGCAGCATGACAACCGGCCCATGTGCATGGAGCAGGATAAAATGTCAGGCGTTTGCTTGTCCAACAAAAAGGTTCACCTCGCCATGGCGCTCATCGCCGCCGCGGGAATGCTTCTGCCCTCCTGCGCCCCCTACCACGCGCAGAAGGGGGTCACGAAATTCCACCAGACCGGAAAGGCCTCGTGGTACGGGCCGGGCTTCGCGGGCAAAAAGACCG
The DNA window shown above is from Pseudomonadota bacterium and carries:
- a CDS encoding aminopeptidase P family protein, encoding MSEALFIYDASERNADLYYATGFLAPDPFVFFSVRGKKYAVLSDLEIDRARREARVHKVLSINPFIALAGKKKKNPTQADVVHEILRCHDIKRIRVPADAPFALMDALRRRGYRVETGPAPFFEERLAKSRGELKCIAASQRAVFAALALVRDVLAASKIRGQRLAYRGQTLTSEMLRKMIDVFLCERGFEVTGTIVSCGRHAIDPHDVGSGALMPHSSIIVDIFPRSKKTRYFGDATRTFCRGRAPDALRRMYEAVKAAQAMAVGMVRPGVNGRKIHEAVHRFFDERGYPTRVRGGRNEGFFHGTGHSIGLEVHEEPARITGRDCRLRSGNVMSVEPGLYYPGIGGVRIEDLVHVTGRGCEVIGRFPKQLEIL